The Mesorhizobium sp. B2-8-5 genome segment TCCGCCAGGCCATCGATGAGCAAGGTCGGCGTCAGGATGGCGAAGCCCATGCCAGCGGCCACAGGCGCCATCACCACGCTGGAACGATCGCCTTCCATGGCGCGCGCAATCTCGATGCGCAGCCGGCTGAGATGCTGATCGACGCGCAGGCCGACAGGCGTCTCGCGCGAGAAGCGCACGAAGGCGAGCTTCTTGGACAGCTTGACGATGTCGCCGACATCGCCGGCAAAACCTTTCGGCGTCACCAGCAGGAATTTCTCGGTCATCACCGGATAACGCGTCAGCCCCTCGATCTCGAACAACTCTCCCGACGTAACCGCAAGGTCGGCGCGGCGAGCGCGTAGCAAGGCGACGTGGTCGGTAGCGAGCCCCGCGAACAGGCTGAGCTCGGGAATGCCGAAGTTCTTGCGGGCCAGCACCGAAAGCGCCGGCGCCAGGGTGGTCGCGATCGACGCCAGAAGCGCGATGCGCAAAAGCGGCAGCGGCGCCGCGTTGACGCGCCGCGCATCCGTGCGCAAGCCCTCGACCTCGCTCAGTATGGCGACCGCGCGGCGATGCAAGGCGATGCCGGCCTTGGTGAGCTCGATCGGTCGCAGATTGCGGTCGATCAGACTGACGCCGAGCGCGCTTTCCAGATTCTTCAGATGCTGGGAAGCGGCTGATTGCGTCATGCCCAGCATCTGCGCCGCCTGCGTTACATGCCTGGTCTCTACGATGGCGACGAACACCTCGATCGACCGGAACAGATTGAAATCGAAACTGCCGCTCTTCACCCGCAACTCCGCCCTCAAGGCTCCATAAGTTTTCCTAATGTTGCGAAATTTAGGTTGAGCGCAAGAGGCTTGGCGGAAAAGATCGCCCGGTTCGATCCAGCAAAGGTAGCTTACAAGGTGAATGACAGCGCACGCATCGTGATCATTGGCGGCGGAGTCATTGGCCTCGGCATAGCCTATCACCTGGCTGAATTGGGTGTGAGCGATGTCGTCCTCCTGGAACGCCACCAGCTGACCAGCGGCACTTCCTGGCATGCAGCCGGAATCGTCGGTCCGTTGCGCGCCAGCCTCAACCTGACAAGGCTGGCGCAATATGCGACCGAGCTGTTTCCACGCCTCGAGGAGCTGACCGGCCAGGCGTCCGGCTACAGGCGCACCGGCGGCCTCTGGCTGGCGCGGCGTCCGGAGCGCATGAACGAGTTGAAGCGCATCGCGCATATGGGCGATGTCTGCGGCCTGACGGTGGGGATCGTCGATCAGGCCGGCGTGGCGGAACGCGTGCGCGGCATCGTCGCCGACGGGGTTGAAGGCGCGCTCTGGGTCGAGGAAGACGGCCAGGCCAATCCGGTCGACATCTGTGCCGCCTACGCTAAACGTGCGCGCGCCGCCGGGATTCGCATCCTGGAAGGGGTTTCTTGTTCAGGCATAGTGACCCGCAATGGACGGGTCGCGGGTGTGAGGCTCGCCTCGGGCGTCAACATCGATTGCGAGATCGTCGTCAACTGCGCCGGCGCCTGGGCGCGCGATGTTGGTGCTCTGGCCGACGTTCCGGTGCCGCTGCAGGCGGTCGAGCACATGTATGTGGTGACCGAGCCGATCACCGGCCTGCAGGATCCGTTCCCGATCCTGCGCGACCTCGACGAAGGCATCTACATCAAGGGCGATTCCGGCAAGCTGGTGCTGGGCGGGTTCGAGCCGAATGCCAAGATCTTCGACGTCCGCGGACCGGCGGGTGACAGGCCTTTCCTCGAACTGCCGGAGGATTGGGAGCAGTTCGAACCGTTCATGTCTGCCGGGCTGAAGCTTCTGCCGGCGCTGTCCGATACCGGCATACGGCATTTCATGAATGGGCCGGAGAGTTTTACGCCGGATACACGTCCGCTGATGGGCGAGTCGCCCTATCTGCGCGGCTTCTATGTCGCCGCCGGCTTCAACTCGACCGGCATGATGTCGTCGGCCGGTGCCGGCAAGGCGATGGCCGAGTGGATCGTCGACGGCGAGCCCGGGCTTGATCTCTGGGCGCTCGATATCGCCCGTTTCGACCGCTCGGCTGCGGCGCGTTCCTTTGTCGGCGCCAGGATGGAAGAATCAGTTGCCGATCTCTTCCGCATGCACTGGCCCTACAAGCAGGCAACCGCCGGTCGCGATGTGAGGCGTTCCGCCTTTCATAGGACCTTCGCAGAAGCCGGCGCCGTGTTCGGCGCACCGACCGGCTGGGAGCGGCCGCTGTGGTTCGGCGGAGAGGAGACGCGCGGCTACTCCGTGGGTACCCAGAAATGGTGGGGCGCGGCCAAGGCCGAAGCCGAGCGGATGGCGCAAGGCGTCGGACTGTTCGAGCTTTCGCCCTTCACCAAGATCGACGTGGGCGGACGCGACGCGGCCAAACTGATGCAGAGGCTGTGCACGGCCGATGTCGACCGGTCCGAAGGCCGCGCCGTGTATACACAGATGCTCAATGCGCGCGGCGGCATCGAGGCCGACGTGACGGTCGCGCGGGTCGGAGCGGATGCTTTCCGTGTGATCTCGGGTGCAGCGACAAGGCAGAAAGACCTCGCTTGGATTAGCCGCCATGCCGAAGATCTTGGCCTCAATGTTTCGGTCTTCGACGCCACATCCGCTGAGGCCGTTCTCGGCATCATGGGGCCGCGCTCGCGCGACCTGCTGCAAGGCCTGACCGACGCCGATCTTTCCGACGCGGCATTTCCATTTTCCACCTCACAACGCATAGATATCGGCACCGCCAACGTCCGCGCCATCCGAGTCAGTTTTGTCGGCGAGCTCGGCTTCGAACTTTACGTGCCGGTAGAGCATGCCGAAAGCGTGTTTGCCACCATCATCTCGGCTGGCAGCGGCTATGGCTTGGCGCTTTGCGGGCACTACGCACTCGATGGCTGCCGCTTGGAAAAGGGCTACCGCCATTGGGGACACGATATCGGTCCGAAGGACACGCCATTGGAGGCGGGCCTCTCTTTTGCGGTATCCTGGAAGAAGAGCGATTTCATCGGCCGCGAGGCGCTGCTTAGGCAGAAGGCCGAGGGCGTACAGCGCCGGCTGATGCATTTCGCCGTTGAAGGAGCTAACCCCCTTCTGCTGCATGACGAGCCGATCTATCGAAACGGCAAGCTGGCCGGATTGACGACCTCGGGCGGGCTCGGCGCGCGCACGGGCCTCAGCCTTTGCCTTGGCTACGTCGCCAGCGATCCGGGCGAGCCGAAAACGCAGCTCTTTCAGTCTGACTACGAAATCGCGGTCGCCGGCACACGCTACAAAATGCGTACGCTCGACAAACCGCCTTACGACCCAACCGGAATGCGCATGCGCGGACATGCGGAGGAGACGCTATGAGACAACATGCCCGCGTGGTCATTATCGGCGGTGGCGCCATGGGCGTGTCGCTGCTCTATCACCTCGCCAAGCGAGGCTGGAGCGATGTCATGCTCGTCGAGAGACAGGAGCTGACGGCAGGCTCAACCTGGCATGCGGCGGGGCTCTGCACGCATTTCGCCCACAATGCAACGATCATGGAGATGCGCGCCCATTCGGTGCGGCTCTATCGCGAGATACTGACCGCCGAGACCGGACTGCCAACCGGCTTCCATGCCAGCGGCGCGCTGCGCATCACCCGCTCGAAAGCGCGCATGGATGAGTTCCGCCATGTGCAAGGGCTCGGCCGGTTCGTCGGTCATGACTTCCACATCCTCAGTCCAGCCGAGCTCAAGGATATCTATCCGCTCTGCCACACGGACGAGGTCATCGGCGCAATCTACGAGCCTAATGACGGCCATGTCGATCCGACACTGGCCACCAATGCCATGGCCGCTGGCGCGCGCTCGCGTGGCGCCGAGATCGTGCGGCACAATCCGGTACTGGGGATCGAGCGCAAGCCGTCCGGCGAATGGCTGGTGCGCACGGAGCAGGGCGACATCGTTGCCGAGCATATCGTCAACGCCGCCGGCACATGGTGCCGAGAGATCGGCGCAATGATGGGCATCGACTTGCCTGTCGTGCCGATGCTGCACCAATATGTCGTGACCGACACCGTTCCGGAAATCGCCGAGCGCATCGCCGCCGGCGCCAAGGAACTGCCAATCATCCGCGATCCGGAAGAAAGCTGGTACCTGCGCCAGGAGCGCGACGGCTACATCGTCGGCCCTTATGAGAAGTCGGCCCATCCGTGGGCGATCGACGGGGTGCCGCCGGAGTTCGGCATGGAATTGCTGCCGCCCGATCTCGACCGCGTCGAGCACATCATCGCGCTGGCCATGGACCGGGTGCCAGCGCTCGCCAATGCCGGCATCAAGACAGTGGTCAACGGCCCGATCACTTTCACGCCCGACGCCAACCCGCTGATCGGCCCTGCCTTTGGCCTCGGCAATGCATGGCTGCTCACCGGCTCCAGCATGGGCGTGATGGAAGGCGGCGGCGCCGGCCGTTTCCTTGCCGACTGGATCACCGACGGGGCGCCGCGCAGCGATGCGCTCGCCATCGATCCGCGCCGCTTCGGCAACTATGCCGACCGCGACTATCGCATCGACAAGGCGGTCGAAGGGTTCGGCCTGCAATTCGGGATCCACTATCCCAACGAAGAACGCGACGCCGGCCGGCCGCGTCGCACGACGCCGGCGCTGGACCTTCAAAAAAGCCAGGGCGCCGTGCTGGGCGTCGCCTATGGCTGGGAGCGGCCAAACTGGTTCGCCGTCAAAGGCGCCGACCGCGATCCGCCGCTGACCTTCCGCAAGCCCGGCTGGTTCGACGCCGTGCGTGGCGAGTGCCTTGCCGTGCAGGACAGCGTCGGCGCCATCGACCTCTCCGCCTTTTCCAAATTCGAGATCGGCGGGCCCGGCGCCAGCGCGTTCATGGCGTCGCTCGGCGCCAACCGGCCACCCGAACGCCTCGGCCGCATCGGCCTCATTCACGTGCTGACGGCGAATGGCGGCGTGGCGTCGGAATTTACCGTGACGCGCTTCGGCGATGACGGGTTCTATCTCACCAGCGCCGCCCTCGCGGAAAGGCATGACGAGGATCTGCTGCGCTCGCGCGCCGCAGAATTTCCTGGCGTGACGATCGACAACGTCACGGAAAGACGGGGGGTGCTGGGGGTGATGGGGCCGCGCGCCCGCGACCTGCTGGCAAAGATCTGCGAAGCGGATCTGTCGAATACGGCATTTCCCTGGCTTTCCGCGCAGATCATCCGGGTGGCGGGCATCAAGGCGGCTGCACTTCGGGTCTCCTATGCAGGTGAGCTCGGGTGGGAATTGCATGTGCAACTCGCGCAATTCGGTAAGCTTTACGAAGCGGTCGCCAAGGCCGGCGCGCAGTTCGACCTACGTCCGTTTGGCATCTATGCGCTGAACGCGATGCGGCTGGAAAAAAGCTATCGCGGCTGGGGCGCGGACCTGACCACCGAGCGGACGCCGCTGGAGGCTGGATTGAGCGCTTTGGTCAAAACCGAGGGGCGGACATTCGTCGGCCGCGAGGCGATGCTGGCACGCGTCGGCGACAACTCCTGGACAATGGCGTTGCTCGAGATCGACGATGACGGTGAACGTCTGCCTTTCTACGCCCACGCGGTGATGCAGGCAGGCCGCCCCGTCGGGATCGTCACCTCCGGCGCGCGTGGTTTCCGGACCGGCAAGACGCTTGCCCTCGCCTATCTGCGGCCCGGTATCTCGCCGCAGCAATTGACGGTTTCCATCCTCGGCCGGAAGTTCTCCGCGCGTGAGCTTCGCGAGGCGCCTTACGACCCAGCCAATATGCGGCTTCGCGGACTTCAGCCCGCCGAGCAGTCTGCCTTAACGCCCGCTTGATATCGGAGCAGACCATGGACAAGGAAGCGACGATCACCACCGAAACGCATGCTCCGAGAACCGGCGGCCGCGCAGGAAGGCTCGGCCAGCGCAGCGCGCGGCAGGCGCCGCGGCGCCCCTATATCCGCCGCATGATCGGCACCTTCAACATCCTCGATGAGGAGGGGCTGAGCCTGATCGAAGCCAATGCCGACCAGTTGCTCAAGGAAGTCGGCATGGAATTCCATGACGATCCCGAGATCCTCGATATCTTCCGCAACGCCGGCGCCGACGTGCAGGGGACGAGGGTACGCTTCGAGCCCGGCATGTGCCGCAAGATCATCCGCGCCACCGCGCCTTCGCAATTCAAGCAGCATGCGCGAAATCCCGAGAACACGGTGATGATCGGCGGCGACAATACGGTGCTCTGCCCATCCTGGGGACCGCCCTTCGTGCATGACCTCGATCGCGGCCGCCGCTATGCGACGATCGCGGATTTTCGCGATCTGGTGAAGATGCACCAGATGATCCCGCATCTGCATCATTCGGGCGGCGTCGTCTGCGAGCCGGTCGACCTGCCGGCCAACAAGCGCCATCTCGACATGCTCTATACCCACATCCGTCATTCGGACCGCGCCTTCATGGGCGCGTTCATCGGCTCGAAGCGGGCGCAGGACGCGGTCGACATGGCCAAGATCGTCTTCGGCGAAGAATTCGTCGCCAACAACGCCGTGCTTTATAACGTCTCCAACACCAATGCGCCGCTGGTGCTCGACGCCAACATGTCCGGCTCGCTGAAGGTCTATGCGCGCAACAACCAGCCGGTCGCCTGCACGCCCTGGACACTGGCTGGCGCGATGAGTCCTTGCACCGTCGCCGGCACGCTGGCGCAAGTGCTGGCCGAAGCGCTTGCCTGCCTCAGCCTCGTGCAGTTGATCAATCCCGGCGCGCCCTGCCTGATGGGGAGCTTCGCCAGCACCATCTCGATGCAGAGCGGCGCGCCGACCTTCGGCACGCCGGAGGCCGGCAAGATGGTGCTTGCCTGTGGGCAATTGGCGCGGCGCGTCGGCGTGCCGTTCCACACCGTCGGTTCGCTGTCGGCTTCCAAGCTTCCCGATGCCCAGGCCGAGCAGGAGGCGACCTGGGGTATATTGATGTCGATGTTTGCCGGCGCCAATGTCATCAACCACGCCACCGGCTGGCTCGAGGGTGGGCTAGTGACCGGCTTCGAGAAGACGGTCATCGACGCCGACCTCTGCGGCAAGCTCGCCAGCCTGTTCGAGGGCATCGATCTATCGGTCAACGCGCAGGCGATGGAGGCCATCGAGGCGGTCGGGCCGGGTTCGCATTTCCTCGGCAGCGAGCATACGCAAGCCAACTTCCTTTCCGCCTTCTACCGATCCTCCATCAGCGACAACAATTCCTTCGAGCAGTGGAACGAGGAAGGACGGCTGGATGCCGCGCAGCGCGCCAACCGGCAATGGAAGCGGCTGCTCGAGGACTACCACGACCCCGGCCTCGATCCGGCGATCGACGAGGCGCTGCAGGCCTTCATTGCCAACCGGAAGGCCAGTGAGCCCGATCAAGCCTATTTCTAGAGCGACCTGGCTCAGAGCATGTTGCGGAACGCCAGCGATCTTATGCACTCCATCGATTTTCCTTATGTGGTGAAATTTGGGATGGATTGCCTGCATGTTCCGCTAACCTGATGGGTAGACTGAATGAAATCAGCGCAACCAAGTTGGGGAACACCATGAAAGGCTACCTGCTCAAGACCGCACTCGGCGTCCTTCTGCTGACGCCCGCGGCTTCTTCTTATGCTGCCGACGTGACGATGCCAGACCCGAATTACGCCACCGCGACGGCGGTCATGAACGTCATCAAGAACGCGACCGAGCAGGAACTGGGGCTGGATGTTTCGACGGTGACGACCACCGCCGTTCCGGTGATCTGGGAAGCGATGAGTCGCGGCAAGGGCGAGGTCGATATCTGGCCGGACGTCTGGTTGCCCAACCAGCAAGGTCTTGTCGACAAGTACGTCAAGGGCGCTGGCACCGTGAAGCTCGCCCAAAACGGCTACGAAGCCAAGCAGGGCTATTGCGTCACCCAGGTCACGGTCGACAAATATCACATCAAGGATGTCTCCGATCTCGCCAACCCGGACAACGCCAAGCTGTTCGACACCAATGGCGACGGCAAAGGCGAGATGTGGATCGGCGCGTCTGGCTGGCAGTCGACCAACATCGAGAAGGTCAGGGCGCGTGACTACGGTTTTGCCGATTTCTTCGACCTGCAGGTCACCGACGAAGCGGTGGCGGCGGCCTCGCTCGACCGCGCGGCGAAAGCCGACAAGCCATGGGTCGGCTATTGCTACAGCCCACACCAGAATTTCGCCCGCTACAAGCTCGCCTTCCTGACCGAGCCGAAGAACGACCCGGCGAAATTCGTCGTCGTGCAGCCCAACGACGATCCGCAATGGTTCGAAAAATCGAAGGTGTCGTCGGCCTATGCTGACACCACCGTGCATGTTGCCTATGCTGCCACGCTGGCGCAGCGCCAGCCGGACCTGACGGCGGCGCTGGAGCGTATGAGCTTCAACCCGGACGACATCTCGAAATGGGCATACGCTATCATCGTCGACAAGAAGCCGGCCAACGAGGTGGCCAAGGAGTGGATCAAGGCCCATCCGGACGACGTGGCAAAGTGGTTCGGCCACTGAGCGGAGTGGCGCACGGCGACCATGGCCGGAAAGCGTAGGCGTGGACGCCGTGTCGGCCAATGACTTGAACCCTAAGCGGAGCGGCTCGGCCGCTCCGCCCGCTATTGTCATGAACGGCGTTTGGAAGGTGTTCGGTCCGCGCGCGCCCGAGGCCATGGCATCCATCCTGCGCGACAGGCTGGACAAGGAGGACGTGGTCAAGCGGTTCGGCTGCGTCGTCGGCGTGGCCGATGTCAGTATCTCGGTCGCGCCCGGCGAAATCTTCTGCGTGATGGGTCTGTCGGGCAGCGGCAAATCGACCTTGATCCGCCATATCAACCGACTGCTCGAACCCTCCGCCGGCGAGATTTTCGTCGACGGCGAGAACATCATGACGAAGACGCCTGCCGAGTTGAGGACGATCAGGTCGCGCAAGGTCAGCATGGTGTTTCAGAGCTTCGGGCTGCTGCCGCACCGCACAGTGCGCGACAACGTCGCGCTGCCGCTGGAAATCCAGGCGGCGAGCAAGCAGCAACGCTTCGACGTCGCCGAGGCAGCGCTCGCCAAGGTCAATCTCTCGGGATGGGGCGACCGCTACTGCCACGAGCTTTCGGGCGGCATGCAGCAGCGCGTCGGCCTGGCCCGCGCGCTGGCGGCGGATTCGGCTATCCTTCTGATGGACGAGCCGTTCAGCGCACTCGACCCGCTGATCCGGCGTCAGCTTCAGGATGAATTCCTGGAACTCTCGCGGTCGATGGGCAAGACAGTGGTGTTCATCACCCACGACCTGGATGAAGCGATCCGTATCGGCGACCGCATCGCCATCATGAAGGACGGGATCATCATCCAGATCGACACGCCCGAAGACATCGTGACGGCTCCCAGGCACGACTACGTGGCTAAATTCGTCGCCGACATTTCGCGGCTGAAGGTGATCACCGCCGGTCGCATCATGGAGCCCGTCAGCGGTTTCAGCGCAAAGAACCCGCAGTCGGACGTGAGATCTTTGCGCCGGGTGGTCGCGCAGCAGCCGCTCGGGGAACTGGTGGAACTCGCGGCCCAGGATGAGGCGCCGCTGGCCGTGACGGACGCAGAGGGAACAATTGTCGGCGTCGTCGACAGGCAGATTCTCCTGGATGGATTGCGAAAGGGCGGACAATCGTGAACGCCCGTGATCCGCACGCCACTGGGCGGCTCGAACCGCCGACTGAAGGCCGCCTGGTCGAAGAGTTCGCCGTTCAGAACCCGCATTATTATGTCGACCGCTTTTCCCGCATCCGGCGGGCGCAAAATTCTGTCTGGCCCTTCAACGTCGCAGCCGCGGTGCTCGGTCCGGTCTGGGCGGCGGCGCGTGGCATCGCGGTGCTGTTCTGGATCGTCTTCTTTCTCGAAATGCTCGCGGTCGTTCAGGTCGGCATCGGCGCGGTCGGCAATCTCGGCGCGGCCGAGCAGGCGCGCGCCGAGCGGCTGACCAAGCAAGCTACGGCGCGGGCCGAACAGGCACAGGCGGCGCAAGCTTCAGGCGCGGACAATGCCGAGGGTTTGAAATCGTCGGCCGCGGCGTTGCAGAGAGCCGCGGACAAGGCAAGCGAACAAGCACAGGCGGCCGGGCAGAAAGCGCCTTTGCTGATCGGAACGGGCCTTTTGACGCTGCTTTTCGCGCGGATCATAAACGGGTTCCTTGCCAACCGGCTGCTCGAGCGCCGCTTCGCCCGCTGGCGATCGAACCAGGCTTTGGGGCATGGGCTCAACTATCCGCTTGCGCTGTGCGCGTTTATCTTCTGCATCTTGGCCTATGGCCTCTCAATTTACCGTTTCGCCTGGGCAAACCCGGCCGGCTGGATCATGGCGGCGCCTTCCAATCGCGATTGGCAGGTTGGCCTGTCGTCGGGGCTGGACGGGCTGATGGAAGGGATATCGCATGCGGGCGAAGGCTTCTTCGGCGCAGTCACCGGCGGCATATCGCTGGTACTCGACGGTCTGTCCTACGCGCTGACCGGCATGCCATGGCCGGTGACGATGGCGGTCATCCTGATCCTCGCCTGGCAGTTGGCCGGATCGCGGGTCACCATCTTCACCGCCGCTGCGCTCGCTTATCTCGCCCTGCTCGGCTTCTGGGAAAAAAGTCTCGAAACGGTGGCGCTGCTTGGAACCTCGGCGGTGCTTTGCCTGGTGATCGGAATCCCACTTGGCATCTGGTGTGGCCGCAGGCCGCGCGTCTACACCGCCTTGCGGCCGGTGCTGGACTTTATGCAGACCATGCCGGCCTTCGTCTATCTCATCCCGGTGATCGCGCTGTTCGGCATCGGCAAGCCGCCTGGTGTGATCGCCACGCTGATCTTCGGCACGCCGCCCGTCGTGCGGTTGACGGCGCTTGGCCTGCAAGGCGTTCCGCCGGCAATCCGCGAAGCCGCACAAGCCTATGGCGCCACGCGATGGTTCCTGCTGACGCGGGTCGACCTTCCTCTCGCCATGCCGTCGATCATGGCCGGCATCAACCAGACCATCCTGATGTGTCTTTCGATGGTGGTCATCGCGTCGCTGATTGGCGCCAAGGGGCTCGGAGAAGACGTACTCAACGCCCTGCAATACGCCGCTGTCGGCCAGGGTTTGCTCGCGGGCTTCGCCATTCTGCTCTGTGCCATGGTGATCGACCGCATCGTGCAGGGACGAGCCAGGTAAAGTCCACCATCAACGGTGCCGCGTCGCTATTCGACTGGATTCTGTCTTCTGCCTTTCCCAGGAAGGCTAAAGCGCGTCGCGCTGAAGCGGATTCAGGCGACGCGCTTTAAGCCTTGTTTTCATGCATGTCGTTATCGCAAAACCGCTGCACACTTTTGCGCGACATGCATTAGCGCTTCAATATCTGGCTGAGAAACAGCTTCGCCCGATCATGACGCGGGCGGCCGAAAAATGCGTCTGGCGTGCCCTCCTCGATGATCTGTCCGGCATCCATGAAGAGGACGCGGTCGGCCATTGCCCGGGCAAAGCCCATCTCATGCGTCACGCACACCATGGTCATGCCGTCGCGGGCCAGTCCGGTCATCGTCTCCAGCACCTCCGAGACCATTTCGGGGTCGTATCGCCTGCTCGCGCTTATGCCGGCGGAACGCATCGAAAGCTATGGCAAGGCCGCGGCCGTCGGAGTCGCAGGCGAAATCGAGCACGCCTCGGCCATGATCCACACGCTGCGCTTCGGCAACGTGTTCCGCGACGCCGTCGGCGGCACGACCTACCTCGAATTCTGCAACACCCGCAACGCGCCGGGCGCGCTGCTGTCGCTGCCGATGATGCACAAGAGCGAGAACGGCCGGCGCTCGCGTTTCATCACCGCCAACTTTCAGATCGCCGACGGCCCGGCCGCGGACGAGATCGTCGTGGCCATCGGCGCGGCGTACGGTGGCCGGCTCCATCCGCGGATTGCGGACCGCTTTCAGGACATGAAAGAGATGGAGCAGGAGGCCGCTGGATAAGCGCTTGTGCGCAACACGCTGGCGTTGTTGTCGATAGTCCGCTTCAGGAACGAGCAAGGCCCGCTTAAACGGCCGAGACGAGGGGCAAAGCAGACACGCCTTTACGCAGGCAATTCTACGCTACAGCGCTCGCACCATTCGAAAGCACTTTACGGGATGCGGGCCCAGATCGGCCTGCCATCTCGAAGATGGAGATCCCCAGTCGAGTAAGAGTGAGACATGAAGGCAATTCATAGGGCAGCGAAAACCACCGCCGAAACTAGGCTATCGCCGCCGTTTGTATCCGTCACTCCCACTCGATTGTGCCGGGCGGCTTCGAGGTCACGTCGTAGACGACGCGGTTGATACCCTTGACCTCGTTGATGATGCGGGTGGCGGCCGCACCCAGGAAGTTCATGTCGTAGTGGTAGAAGTCGGCCGTCATCCCGTCGACGGAGGTCACGGCACGCAAAGCGCAGACGAATTCGTAGGTGCGGCCGTCGCCCATGACCCCGACCGTCTGCACCGGAAGCAGCACCGCGAAGGCCTGCCAGATCGCGTCGTAGAGTCCGGCCTTGCGTATCTCGTCGAGATAGATGGCGTCGGCCTCGCGCAGGATCTCCAGCTTCTCGCGCGTGATGCCGCCCGGGCAGCGTATGGCGAGGCCGGGACCGGGGAACGGATGGCGGCCGATGAAGCTTTCGGGCAGGCCGAGCTCCTTGCCGAGCGCCCTCACCTCGTCCTTGAACAGTTCGCGCAGCGGCTCGACCAGCTTCATGTTCATGCGCTCGGGCAGGCCGCCGACATTATGGTGCGACTTGATCGTCACCGACGGGCCGCCGGAGAAGGAGACGCTTTCGATGACATCGGGATAGAGCGTGCCCTGCGCCAGGAAATCGGCGCCGCCGAGCTTCTTCGCCTCGTCCTCGAACACTTCGATGAACAGGCGGCCGATGGTCTTGCGCTTCTTTTCGGGATCGGCCTCGCCTTCCAGCGCCGAGATGAAGCGGTCGGAGGCATCGACCAGGATCAGCGGCAGGTTGTAGTGCTGGCGGAACATCTCCACCACGCTTGCCGCCTCGTCCTTGCGCATCAAGCCATGGTCGACGAGGATGCAGGTCAGCTGGTCGCCGACCGCTTCGTGGATCAGAAGTGCGGCGACCGAAGAGTCTACGCCGCCCGAGAGCGCGCAGATGACCTTGCCCTTGCCGATCTGCTTGCGGATCGTTTCGACCGCGTGCTCGCGATAGGCGCGCATCGTCCAGTCGCCCTCGATGCCGGCGATGTTGTGGACGAAGTTCCGGAGCAGCCTGGCGCCGTCCGGTGTGTGCACCACTTCCGGATGGAACATGATGCCGTACATCTTGCGCTCGATATCGCCGAAGATGGCGAAGGGCGAGCTTTCCGACTTGCCGAGCACCTTGAAGCCCGGCGGCAGTTCGATGACGCGGTCGCCATGGCTCATCCACACCTGGTGGCGCTGGCCGGGCGCCCACAGGCCTTCGAACAGCGGGCTCTCCTTCTCGATCTCGACGAAGGCGCGGCCGAACTCGCGGTGGTTGGAGCTTTCGGCGACGCCGCCCATCTGCACGCAGAGCGCCATCTGGCCATAGCAGATGCCGAGCACCGGCACGCCGGCGTCGAAGACGATCTGCGGCGCGCGCGGGCTGCCGATGTCGGTGGTCGAGGCCGGACCGCCCGACAGGATCACCGCTTTCGGCTTGATGCGCTTGAAGGCCGCTTCGGCCGATTGGAACGGCACGATCTCGGAAAAGACGCCGGCCTCGCGGATGCGGCGGGCGATAAGCTGGGTGAACTGGCTGCCGAAATCGACAATCAGTACGGTGTCGGTGTGATTGGCTGTCGTCGTCATGGCGAGCCTTTAGAGAAAGAAA includes the following:
- a CDS encoding trimethylamine methyltransferase family protein, whose amino-acid sequence is MDKEATITTETHAPRTGGRAGRLGQRSARQAPRRPYIRRMIGTFNILDEEGLSLIEANADQLLKEVGMEFHDDPEILDIFRNAGADVQGTRVRFEPGMCRKIIRATAPSQFKQHARNPENTVMIGGDNTVLCPSWGPPFVHDLDRGRRYATIADFRDLVKMHQMIPHLHHSGGVVCEPVDLPANKRHLDMLYTHIRHSDRAFMGAFIGSKRAQDAVDMAKIVFGEEFVANNAVLYNVSNTNAPLVLDANMSGSLKVYARNNQPVACTPWTLAGAMSPCTVAGTLAQVLAEALACLSLVQLINPGAPCLMGSFASTISMQSGAPTFGTPEAGKMVLACGQLARRVGVPFHTVGSLSASKLPDAQAEQEATWGILMSMFAGANVINHATGWLEGGLVTGFEKTVIDADLCGKLASLFEGIDLSVNAQAMEAIEAVGPGSHFLGSEHTQANFLSAFYRSSISDNNSFEQWNEEGRLDAAQRANRQWKRLLEDYHDPGLDPAIDEALQAFIANRKASEPDQAYF
- a CDS encoding glycine betaine ABC transporter substrate-binding protein, which translates into the protein MKGYLLKTALGVLLLTPAASSYAADVTMPDPNYATATAVMNVIKNATEQELGLDVSTVTTTAVPVIWEAMSRGKGEVDIWPDVWLPNQQGLVDKYVKGAGTVKLAQNGYEAKQGYCVTQVTVDKYHIKDVSDLANPDNAKLFDTNGDGKGEMWIGASGWQSTNIEKVRARDYGFADFFDLQVTDEAVAAASLDRAAKADKPWVGYCYSPHQNFARYKLAFLTEPKNDPAKFVVVQPNDDPQWFEKSKVSSAYADTTVHVAYAATLAQRQPDLTAALERMSFNPDDISKWAYAIIVDKKPANEVAKEWIKAHPDDVAKWFGH
- a CDS encoding quaternary amine ABC transporter ATP-binding protein → MNGVWKVFGPRAPEAMASILRDRLDKEDVVKRFGCVVGVADVSISVAPGEIFCVMGLSGSGKSTLIRHINRLLEPSAGEIFVDGENIMTKTPAELRTIRSRKVSMVFQSFGLLPHRTVRDNVALPLEIQAASKQQRFDVAEAALAKVNLSGWGDRYCHELSGGMQQRVGLARALAADSAILLMDEPFSALDPLIRRQLQDEFLELSRSMGKTVVFITHDLDEAIRIGDRIAIMKDGIIIQIDTPEDIVTAPRHDYVAKFVADISRLKVITAGRIMEPVSGFSAKNPQSDVRSLRRVVAQQPLGELVELAAQDEAPLAVTDAEGTIVGVVDRQILLDGLRKGGQS
- a CDS encoding ABC transporter permease, which gives rise to MNARDPHATGRLEPPTEGRLVEEFAVQNPHYYVDRFSRIRRAQNSVWPFNVAAAVLGPVWAAARGIAVLFWIVFFLEMLAVVQVGIGAVGNLGAAEQARAERLTKQATARAEQAQAAQASGADNAEGLKSSAAALQRAADKASEQAQAAGQKAPLLIGTGLLTLLFARIINGFLANRLLERRFARWRSNQALGHGLNYPLALCAFIFCILAYGLSIYRFAWANPAGWIMAAPSNRDWQVGLSSGLDGLMEGISHAGEGFFGAVTGGISLVLDGLSYALTGMPWPVTMAVILILAWQLAGSRVTIFTAAALAYLALLGFWEKSLETVALLGTSAVLCLVIGIPLGIWCGRRPRVYTALRPVLDFMQTMPAFVYLIPVIALFGIGKPPGVIATLIFGTPPVVRLTALGLQGVPPAIREAAQAYGATRWFLLTRVDLPLAMPSIMAGINQTILMCLSMVVIASLIGAKGLGEDVLNALQYAAVGQGLLAGFAILLCAMVIDRIVQGRAR